In Bacteriovorax stolpii, a single genomic region encodes these proteins:
- a CDS encoding FliG C-terminal domain-containing protein, with product MENNNNSASGVFINGKAQIIEMLQHMPREERAKLLKNLKIRNPQLAEELTEQCFTFSDLDNLSDTELSMIFNYITAPILGMALKNIERSFQRRLLSLANREYAEEAFRVLKTPYSTEKRDIKRAQNKIIEVLVSLKKRKQVQF from the coding sequence ATGGAAAACAATAACAATAGCGCTAGTGGTGTATTTATTAACGGAAAAGCTCAAATCATTGAGATGCTCCAGCATATGCCAAGAGAAGAGCGTGCAAAGCTTCTAAAGAACCTGAAAATCAGAAACCCACAACTGGCAGAAGAGCTGACTGAACAATGTTTTACATTTTCTGATCTGGACAATCTTTCAGATACAGAACTTTCTATGATCTTTAACTACATCACCGCCCCTATTCTAGGGATGGCCTTGAAAAATATCGAACGCTCATTCCAAAGAAGACTTCTCTCTCTGGCAAACCGCGAGTATGCCGAAGAAGCTTTCCGCGTATTGAAAACTCCTTACTCTACTGAGAAAAGAGACATCAAAAGAGCTCAAAATAAAATTATTGAAGTATTAGTGTCGCTTAAAAAGAGAAAACAAGTTCAGTTCTAG
- a CDS encoding ATP-dependent helicase has translation MIKLDSLNPVQKQAVLNTDGPVMILAGAGSGKTKTLVTRISYLLEEKNVSAHQLLALTFSNKAAREMRERIAHEVSMDVGALQITTFHAFCAKLLRSEANYLGLSRNFTIYDEGESKAIAKSLLERRGISTKEINPYDILTYIDSLKNNGYYPGRVMQDGGGAEPSDEFFGYFEEYESELHRANALDFGGLITAVIQLFEKFPDVLSRYQNRFVYVLVDEYQDTNRAQFELIKMLCGKRRNICVVGDEDQSIYSWRGADIRNILDFEKVWPDVKVLKLEQNYRSSKTIIEAASCVIEKNTMRKGKHMWTDNPEGDAIEIVECFNDKDEAEFIANESAKLYRAGVPYKEMAVFYRSNAQARQIEDALRKSKINYRVVGGVKFYERKEIKDMLSYLRLIINSKDSLALSRIINVPARGVGATSLRKLEVEAVNSNTSLWDIIEKIVDHAGEFAHIKLSAKIKSSLSEFVTLINELRVLDQNKVKPSTIYEKALHESGYYAFLKANKDYETLARLENLDELLNAITQFEDSAEVPTLSGFLETITLDSNTEFDEGARAVDGEISLMTVHGAKGLEFTHAFVVGAEENVFPSYRSVDSGEIAMEEERRLFYVAMTRAMIKLYITFAQGRMLFGQVKFNGPSRFIDEIPEKLYSWKKLKGHQEDRYDNSFSGGNYDPYDQSQESYYDSDEVVYQVKETAAQPPKTYHQPKFPKGSKVVHSLYGAGLVESSEGAGAEEKVQIKFTDGNRKKFMVKFAPIVLA, from the coding sequence ATGATAAAACTAGATAGTCTAAATCCCGTTCAAAAACAGGCCGTCTTAAACACAGACGGCCCGGTTATGATCCTGGCCGGTGCAGGTTCTGGAAAAACCAAAACCCTTGTCACCCGAATCTCATACTTATTAGAAGAAAAGAATGTAAGCGCCCACCAACTCTTAGCGCTTACGTTTTCCAATAAAGCAGCCCGTGAAATGCGCGAGCGTATCGCCCATGAAGTGTCGATGGATGTGGGCGCTCTACAGATCACAACTTTCCATGCTTTTTGTGCCAAGCTTTTAAGATCAGAGGCCAATTACCTGGGCCTTTCCCGCAATTTTACGATCTATGATGAAGGTGAATCAAAGGCGATTGCTAAATCGCTTTTAGAGCGCCGTGGGATCTCGACTAAAGAGATCAATCCATATGACATTCTGACTTATATTGATTCGCTTAAAAACAACGGTTATTACCCGGGTCGAGTGATGCAGGATGGAGGCGGAGCTGAACCATCGGATGAATTCTTTGGCTACTTCGAAGAATATGAATCGGAACTTCACCGTGCAAACGCTCTGGATTTCGGTGGACTCATCACGGCCGTGATTCAGCTCTTTGAAAAATTCCCTGATGTCTTAAGCCGCTACCAGAATCGTTTTGTTTACGTTTTAGTAGATGAGTATCAAGACACCAACCGCGCGCAGTTTGAGCTTATCAAAATGCTTTGTGGAAAACGCAGAAATATATGCGTGGTAGGGGATGAAGACCAGTCGATCTATTCTTGGCGTGGCGCTGACATCAGAAACATCCTGGATTTCGAAAAAGTCTGGCCGGATGTAAAAGTTTTAAAACTAGAGCAAAACTACCGTTCAAGTAAAACCATCATTGAAGCTGCCTCATGTGTAATTGAAAAAAACACCATGAGAAAAGGCAAGCACATGTGGACGGACAACCCGGAAGGGGATGCCATTGAAATCGTCGAGTGTTTCAACGATAAAGACGAGGCTGAGTTTATTGCCAATGAATCAGCAAAACTTTACCGCGCAGGGGTGCCTTATAAAGAGATGGCGGTTTTCTACCGCTCAAATGCCCAGGCCCGCCAGATTGAAGACGCTCTAAGAAAATCAAAAATCAATTACCGCGTTGTCGGTGGTGTGAAGTTCTACGAAAGAAAAGAAATCAAAGATATGCTTTCTTATCTTCGTTTGATCATTAACTCAAAAGACTCTCTCGCTCTAAGCCGCATCATTAACGTCCCGGCAAGAGGAGTGGGAGCGACATCGCTGCGTAAACTTGAAGTGGAAGCTGTTAACAGCAACACTTCACTTTGGGACATCATCGAAAAAATCGTCGATCACGCCGGCGAGTTTGCCCATATTAAACTCTCAGCAAAGATTAAGTCTTCGCTTTCAGAGTTTGTAACATTAATTAATGAGCTTCGCGTTTTAGACCAAAATAAAGTGAAGCCTTCGACTATTTATGAGAAAGCTCTTCATGAGTCTGGTTACTACGCTTTCTTAAAGGCCAACAAAGATTATGAAACCCTGGCCCGTCTGGAAAACTTAGACGAATTATTAAACGCCATCACCCAGTTTGAAGATTCGGCCGAAGTGCCAACTCTTTCTGGTTTTTTGGAAACCATTACTTTGGATTCGAATACTGAGTTTGATGAGGGAGCTAGGGCCGTTGATGGCGAAATCTCTCTTATGACTGTTCACGGAGCCAAGGGGCTAGAGTTTACTCATGCTTTTGTTGTGGGAGCGGAAGAAAATGTTTTCCCAAGTTATAGAAGTGTGGATAGCGGTGAGATTGCCATGGAAGAAGAGCGCAGGCTTTTTTACGTAGCGATGACTCGTGCGATGATTAAGCTATATATCACTTTCGCTCAGGGGCGCATGCTTTTTGGGCAAGTGAAGTTTAACGGGCCTTCGCGTTTTATTGATGAGATCCCGGAAAAACTCTACAGCTGGAAGAAACTCAAAGGGCATCAGGAAGACCGCTACGATAATTCATTCTCAGGCGGAAACTACGATCCTTACGATCAATCTCAAGAGTCGTATTACGACAGCGATGAAGTGGTTTATCAGGTTAAAGAAACGGCAGCTCAACCTCCAAAAACATATCACCAGCCAAAATTCCCTAAAGGGTCGAAAGTGGTTCACTCTCTTTATGGTGCAGGATTAGTGGAGAGTTCTGAAGGAGCTGGGGCCGAAGAGAAAGTGCAGATTAAATTCACTGATGGAAATCGCAAGAAGTTTATGGTGAAGTTTGCGCCGATTGTTTTAGCTTAA
- the glmS gene encoding glutamine--fructose-6-phosphate transaminase (isomerizing), with the protein MCGIVGYFGPSQKSVEIVIEGLKRLEYRGYDSAGVSFIDQNNKMQFYKKAGKLDNLKAELVGKDTIARACIGHTRWATHGGVTDVNAHPHNNEVLSIIHNGIVENANEIKRELAGHGVKFKSETDSESFLELVTYYLKQDVPIKEAIATSFKRVVGNSAFVILYPKTGEIFAVKRGAPLVCGVNEVTSEALVSSDPYALAGMVHTLYFPEDEVLVHLSGENKNIANFYELDLTKTTRYLSKKQDMSVEVSEKGEYEHFMLKEIHEQPGLIRNLTQYYFAGEGKESLEKVAAYNPERIYLSACGTAAYAGLVIRDFLEGINRIPSTVELASEFRYKNPILKKGDVGIFVSQSGETADTLAAQSICKKAGVKTMSIVNVDGSTLYRDCDDNLLIRAGVEIGVASTKAFTQQALTGRLMSAAMAGDLKDEGKKVKLTGKFALLAERIDKLLLKSDEIKSVAESIYNKKGFFYTGRGAYFPIALEGALKLKEIAYVHAEGYAAGELKHGPIALIDEEMVNIALVGPELFEKTVSNVHEIKARKGIIVGIGPRGNEELMGLSDFYIPLDFDGLEELSPLYVNVVNQLLAYYMAKFKGTDIDKPRNLAKSVTVE; encoded by the coding sequence ATGTGTGGAATTGTCGGTTATTTTGGACCTTCTCAAAAATCTGTTGAGATCGTTATCGAAGGATTAAAGCGCCTTGAATATCGTGGATACGATTCAGCAGGTGTAAGCTTTATTGATCAAAACAATAAAATGCAATTTTATAAAAAGGCCGGAAAGCTTGATAACTTAAAAGCTGAGTTGGTTGGCAAAGATACAATCGCTCGCGCATGTATCGGTCACACTCGTTGGGCCACTCACGGTGGTGTAACGGATGTAAACGCTCATCCACACAATAACGAAGTTCTTTCAATCATCCACAACGGAATTGTTGAAAACGCTAATGAAATTAAAAGAGAGCTGGCAGGACACGGAGTGAAGTTCAAATCAGAAACCGACTCTGAATCATTCCTTGAGCTAGTGACATATTACCTAAAACAAGACGTGCCGATTAAGGAAGCGATTGCGACTTCTTTCAAACGCGTTGTTGGTAACTCTGCTTTCGTTATTCTTTATCCAAAAACAGGGGAAATTTTTGCAGTCAAAAGAGGTGCCCCTCTAGTTTGCGGTGTAAACGAAGTGACATCTGAAGCGCTAGTTTCTTCAGATCCATACGCTCTTGCTGGAATGGTGCACACTCTCTACTTCCCGGAAGACGAAGTTCTTGTTCACCTTTCAGGGGAAAACAAAAACATCGCCAACTTCTATGAACTAGACCTGACTAAAACGACAAGATACCTTTCTAAGAAACAAGACATGTCGGTTGAAGTTTCTGAAAAGGGTGAATATGAACACTTCATGCTAAAAGAAATTCATGAGCAACCAGGTCTAATCAGAAACCTGACTCAGTATTACTTTGCTGGAGAAGGAAAAGAGTCACTAGAAAAAGTAGCGGCCTATAACCCAGAGAGAATTTATCTTTCTGCTTGTGGAACAGCTGCTTATGCTGGCCTTGTGATTCGCGACTTCCTTGAAGGAATCAACAGAATCCCTTCAACTGTGGAACTAGCGAGTGAATTCCGTTATAAAAACCCAATCCTTAAAAAAGGTGATGTAGGGATCTTCGTTTCTCAATCAGGAGAAACAGCAGATACACTTGCAGCTCAATCAATCTGTAAGAAGGCCGGCGTAAAAACGATGTCGATTGTTAACGTTGATGGTTCAACTCTTTACAGAGACTGCGATGACAATCTTCTTATCCGTGCAGGAGTTGAAATTGGTGTAGCTTCAACTAAAGCTTTCACGCAACAAGCTCTTACTGGTCGTTTAATGTCAGCGGCAATGGCCGGAGACTTAAAAGACGAAGGGAAAAAAGTAAAACTTACCGGTAAGTTTGCTCTTCTTGCAGAAAGAATTGATAAACTTCTTTTAAAATCAGATGAAATCAAGTCAGTAGCAGAATCAATCTATAACAAAAAAGGATTCTTCTACACAGGTCGCGGAGCTTACTTCCCAATCGCTCTTGAAGGTGCACTGAAGCTAAAAGAAATTGCTTACGTTCACGCTGAAGGATACGCAGCTGGAGAGTTAAAACACGGACCAATCGCTCTTATCGATGAAGAAATGGTAAACATCGCTCTTGTTGGACCTGAATTATTCGAAAAAACTGTTTCGAACGTTCACGAAATTAAGGCGAGAAAAGGAATCATTGTAGGAATTGGACCTCGTGGCAATGAAGAGCTAATGGGACTAAGCGATTTTTATATACCTCTTGATTTTGATGGTCTGGAAGAATTATCACCACTTTACGTAAACGTGGTGAACCAACTTCTTGCTTACTACATGGCGAAATTCAAAGGAACGGATATTGATAAGCCAAGAAACCTGGCTAAGTCAGTGACGGTTGAATAA
- a CDS encoding lysylphosphatidylglycerol synthase transmembrane domain-containing protein, whose translation MSEQTRKLYHSSLLLLSLVLLLGLGLYIQKNSSVFVYLKSLRPDYILLLLAMHALDFYLVGIIQKLPLSKHNITLKFKEWYGLCVTAELFNMLLPAKGGTGIRMLYLKDNKGLAIREFLSMSFAVVMIGFTFLGSVGLLYCHFFLKKNQAMSVLLESVFLALAVSGVALLFFTETVGKIFKFKRRYSPKLYLKDYKLTALTTLAWIGVFLLYPIKVYLAFTAIGIEINFIDSFEISMILLIISLFQVLPGNMGVKEIVTAYIGKQYGIEFEAALLASLIDRVIMLLFLFPMGFYFYWQLFLEASLPKAFRVIKLKQSAQTSP comes from the coding sequence ATGAGTGAACAAACGCGAAAGCTCTACCATTCTTCGCTGCTACTTTTATCACTGGTCCTTCTTTTGGGCCTAGGGCTTTATATTCAAAAAAACAGTTCTGTCTTTGTTTATCTCAAATCTCTTCGCCCTGATTATATTCTTTTGCTTTTAGCCATGCATGCACTGGATTTTTACTTAGTAGGAATTATCCAAAAGCTTCCACTCTCTAAACACAATATCACTTTAAAATTTAAAGAATGGTACGGTCTTTGTGTGACAGCTGAACTTTTCAACATGCTTCTTCCGGCAAAAGGTGGAACAGGCATTCGCATGTTGTATTTAAAAGACAATAAGGGACTGGCCATCAGAGAGTTTCTCTCAATGAGTTTTGCCGTTGTCATGATCGGTTTTACTTTTTTAGGCTCAGTCGGACTTTTATACTGTCACTTCTTCTTAAAAAAGAATCAGGCCATGTCGGTGCTTTTGGAATCAGTGTTTCTTGCTCTCGCAGTCTCTGGTGTAGCACTGCTCTTTTTCACTGAAACAGTTGGAAAAATCTTTAAGTTTAAACGCCGTTATTCACCTAAACTCTACTTAAAAGACTATAAGCTTACAGCTCTTACGACTCTCGCGTGGATTGGTGTTTTTCTTCTCTACCCAATCAAAGTTTACCTGGCCTTCACGGCCATTGGGATTGAAATCAATTTCATAGATAGTTTTGAAATCAGCATGATCCTTTTAATCATCTCCCTGTTTCAGGTACTTCCTGGAAACATGGGAGTTAAAGAAATCGTGACTGCTTATATTGGAAAACAATATGGAATTGAATTTGAAGCAGCACTACTGGCAAGTCTTATCGACCGCGTGATCATGCTGCTGTTTTTATTTCCAATGGGATTTTACTTCTACTGGCAGCTCTTCTTGGAAGCGAGCCTGCCAAAAGCGTTTAGAGTTATTAAGCTAAAACAATCGGCGCAAACTTCACCATAA
- a CDS encoding Crp/Fnr family transcriptional regulator, translated as MSNLSAGKGTDAPILFKAGTVIFAQGKPSKYLYLVKRGEVRLIKFKGQNLSAIQLCGERDILNEVAILTNKPNELTAIAKTDVELVLVDQKDVLSVINSSPSWIPEIFETLCERLKHTQDMIEEHNLATEKDPRLVMSKDEEKKYIQALADFNSQG; from the coding sequence ATGAGCAATTTATCGGCAGGTAAGGGAACAGACGCACCTATTCTTTTTAAAGCGGGCACTGTGATTTTTGCTCAAGGAAAACCTTCAAAATATCTTTACCTGGTTAAAAGAGGTGAAGTGAGACTCATTAAGTTCAAAGGCCAGAACTTAAGTGCGATTCAATTGTGTGGAGAGCGCGATATCTTAAACGAAGTGGCCATCTTAACGAATAAACCAAACGAACTGACAGCGATTGCTAAAACAGACGTAGAGCTAGTTTTAGTCGATCAAAAAGATGTTCTCTCAGTGATCAATAGCTCACCATCATGGATTCCTGAAATCTTTGAGACCTTATGCGAGCGTCTAAAACACACGCAGGACATGATCGAAGAGCATAATTTAGCGACGGAAAAAGACCCACGCCTTGTTATGTCTAAGGACGAAGAAAAGAAATACATTCAAGCGCTAGCTGATTTTAACTCTCAGGGCTAG
- the mtnA gene encoding S-methyl-5-thioribose-1-phosphate isomerase, whose protein sequence is MKNVVEPLKYENGVLKLLDQRVLPLEEVYMTAKTIEDCFRAIQDMVVRGAPLIGFTGIWGLALFLKNNPKVVLPQFEQAAEYLKSARPTAVNLAYEIDRCVEMARSETHLSALYPKLVDHALAEMNNLYEKNLAMAKFAEVELQKIYGDRPLNVMTICNTGTLACGVLGTALGVIVHLNQQKKVKHVFASETRPYLQGSRLTSFELIKEGINHEIVVEGAASYLMKNKMVDAIFAGADRIVENGDTANKVGTSSLSIIAKHYGIPFFIVAPVSSFDLEMKTGDQIEIELRDPNEILKFKGAHIAHPEAKALNPSFDVTDHSCITAILCENGAINPVTPENVRNVAGQK, encoded by the coding sequence ATGAAAAACGTAGTAGAGCCACTAAAATATGAAAACGGAGTTTTAAAACTCCTGGACCAAAGAGTTCTTCCTCTAGAAGAAGTCTATATGACAGCTAAAACAATTGAAGACTGCTTCCGCGCCATCCAAGACATGGTGGTTAGAGGAGCTCCTCTTATTGGTTTTACCGGAATTTGGGGATTGGCCCTATTCCTAAAGAACAATCCGAAAGTTGTTCTGCCTCAATTTGAACAAGCGGCAGAGTACTTAAAGAGTGCACGCCCAACAGCTGTTAACCTGGCCTACGAAATAGACCGTTGTGTAGAAATGGCAAGAAGTGAAACTCACTTATCTGCTCTTTACCCAAAACTGGTTGACCACGCTTTAGCTGAAATGAATAACCTTTATGAAAAAAACCTGGCGATGGCCAAGTTTGCTGAAGTGGAGTTGCAGAAAATTTACGGTGATCGTCCACTTAACGTGATGACGATTTGTAATACTGGAACGCTTGCGTGCGGAGTTTTAGGAACTGCCCTGGGTGTCATTGTTCACCTCAACCAGCAAAAGAAAGTAAAACATGTATTTGCTTCTGAAACGAGACCATACCTTCAAGGATCAAGACTTACGAGTTTTGAACTTATCAAAGAAGGCATCAATCACGAAATCGTAGTTGAAGGGGCCGCTTCGTACTTGATGAAAAATAAAATGGTAGACGCTATTTTCGCTGGGGCTGACCGCATCGTTGAAAATGGAGACACGGCCAATAAAGTAGGGACGTCGAGCCTAAGCATTATCGCTAAACACTACGGCATTCCATTTTTTATCGTGGCACCTGTAAGTTCATTCGATCTTGAGATGAAAACGGGAGATCAAATTGAAATCGAACTTCGCGACCCGAATGAGATTTTAAAATTTAAAGGAGCGCATATCGCTCACCCTGAAGCCAAGGCCCTAAACCCGAGCTTCGACGTTACTGATCACTCGTGCATTACGGCCATCCTTTGTGAAAATGGTGCCATCAATCCAGTGACACCAGAAAACGTAAGGAATGTAGCAGGTCAAAAATGA
- a CDS encoding chloride channel protein, producing the protein MATIRFLASEINNMKDLKHLKNLDAFEPSMLKKMVVWCSLGAVIGALAGVSSTLFLHSIDWAISFRRSHSWIIVFLPLIGFLVAWFYKKYGSEVEKGNNLIIDEIHEPKKTIPFRMVPMIFAGGVISHLFGASVGREGAAVQMGGGISDQFAKYLDRFFKNRRLILMMGMSAGFSSIFGTPIAGAIFGFEVLFIGTMIYDALLPCLIAAISGYYTAILLGVTHPHYFFMDIPQVSIPGILSAVVAGVIFGYAAKFFSWTLHAVKDLLKEKISNNLFHPVVGGVLLVVAYFAIGSDRYHSLGEEVIRASFTQHMYPWDFLGKTFMTAISVGSGFKGGEVMSLFYIGATLGNSLSYILPLDYPILAALGFVSVFAGAANTPIAGVILAFELFGPGIGVYAALAVVASYLFSGKSGIYHSQRARVEKNI; encoded by the coding sequence ATGGCAACAATACGATTTTTAGCCAGTGAAATCAACAACATGAAAGATTTAAAACACTTAAAAAACCTCGATGCCTTTGAACCCTCGATGCTTAAAAAAATGGTGGTTTGGTGCTCACTTGGTGCGGTTATTGGAGCCTTGGCCGGCGTGTCCTCAACACTTTTTCTTCACTCTATTGATTGGGCCATCTCGTTTCGCCGTTCTCATTCTTGGATTATCGTGTTTCTGCCTTTGATTGGTTTTCTGGTTGCTTGGTTCTATAAAAAATATGGAAGCGAAGTTGAGAAGGGCAACAACCTTATTATCGATGAAATTCATGAACCAAAAAAGACTATCCCTTTTCGAATGGTGCCAATGATCTTTGCAGGCGGGGTAATCTCCCATCTCTTCGGAGCTTCAGTTGGACGTGAAGGTGCAGCTGTGCAAATGGGTGGTGGAATCAGTGACCAGTTTGCTAAATATCTCGACCGGTTTTTTAAAAATCGCAGACTCATTTTAATGATGGGGATGAGTGCTGGTTTCTCTTCAATTTTTGGAACTCCTATTGCCGGAGCCATTTTTGGATTTGAAGTTCTTTTTATTGGAACGATGATTTACGATGCTTTACTTCCTTGTTTGATTGCGGCCATCTCCGGCTATTACACTGCAATTCTCTTAGGTGTGACTCATCCACATTATTTCTTTATGGATATCCCACAAGTTTCTATTCCAGGAATTTTAAGTGCAGTTGTTGCTGGTGTTATTTTTGGTTACGCAGCCAAATTTTTTAGCTGGACGCTTCACGCGGTGAAAGACCTCCTTAAAGAAAAAATTTCCAATAATTTGTTTCACCCGGTTGTTGGAGGAGTGCTACTTGTAGTTGCCTACTTTGCTATTGGCTCTGATCGTTATCATAGTTTAGGTGAAGAAGTGATTCGCGCAAGTTTTACTCAGCATATGTACCCATGGGATTTTTTGGGAAAAACCTTTATGACGGCCATTTCAGTTGGGTCAGGTTTTAAAGGTGGAGAAGTGATGTCTCTGTTTTACATTGGGGCGACATTAGGAAATTCTCTTTCATATATTCTTCCTCTTGATTACCCAATTCTTGCTGCCCTTGGGTTCGTTTCAGTCTTCGCAGGTGCTGCTAATACTCCGATTGCGGGTGTCATTCTTGCATTTGAACTCTTTGGCCCAGGCATTGGTGTCTACGCAGCTCTAGCTGTTGTTGCGAGTTATTTATTCTCAGGGAAAAGTGGCATCTATCATTCGCAGCGCGCACGTGTTGAGAAGAATATTTGA
- the glmU gene encoding bifunctional UDP-N-acetylglucosamine diphosphorylase/glucosamine-1-phosphate N-acetyltransferase GlmU: MKMTVGAVILAAGEGKRLKLDAPKPLAPCLDKKLVDFPIRELQKFFSRNNLTGTQTAVIGHQKELVQSYISSRYPEVKFAVQERQLGTADALRAYFNSSSNTHQFDYTLVICADTPVVSEKELTQMLELLKQEGCDGVAATFTESNPKGYGRIIRGTKGFHIVEEKDATDEQRKITEVNSGLYLLKTSYVLEHLKNVDSNNKSGEFYLTDVFKDGFNVKALCFPQGHIFLGVNNLEQLEFVETVLRKQKIADLREGGVRFIDSNHTYIDDEVEIGAGTVVYPNTYITGKTKIGKNVVIEMGAQIRDSEVADNAKVLAYTLLEDAKLHTKAHAGPFARLRPGSDIGPEAKIGNFVEIKKAVLDRGVKVSHLSYVGDAFIGEETNIGCGFITCNYDGANKHITRIGKNCFIGSDSQTVAPVEIGDECFVASATTVTKNMPDGSFAISRGQQSTKEGMAKRFIKVKEKK, encoded by the coding sequence ATGAAAATGACCGTAGGGGCAGTTATTCTTGCAGCAGGCGAAGGAAAGCGTTTGAAATTAGATGCACCAAAGCCACTAGCGCCATGTTTAGATAAAAAACTTGTGGATTTTCCCATTCGCGAATTACAAAAGTTTTTTAGTCGGAATAATTTAACTGGTACTCAGACAGCTGTGATTGGTCACCAGAAAGAGTTAGTTCAAAGCTACATTTCATCTCGTTATCCAGAAGTAAAATTCGCAGTTCAAGAGAGACAATTGGGTACGGCCGATGCTCTTCGCGCGTATTTTAATTCCTCTTCTAATACACACCAGTTTGATTACACTCTGGTCATTTGTGCTGACACTCCAGTAGTCTCTGAAAAAGAATTAACCCAAATGTTAGAGCTTCTCAAACAAGAGGGATGCGATGGCGTAGCGGCTACTTTTACAGAGTCAAATCCCAAGGGATACGGGCGTATCATCAGAGGGACAAAAGGCTTTCACATAGTAGAAGAAAAAGATGCAACGGATGAGCAAAGAAAAATCACGGAAGTAAACTCTGGACTCTACCTTCTAAAGACATCTTATGTTCTTGAGCACCTAAAAAATGTAGATTCGAATAATAAGTCAGGCGAATTCTACCTGACAGATGTTTTTAAAGACGGCTTTAATGTAAAGGCGCTTTGTTTTCCTCAGGGACATATCTTTTTAGGTGTCAACAACCTGGAGCAGTTGGAGTTTGTTGAGACTGTCTTAAGAAAACAAAAAATTGCTGATCTTCGTGAAGGAGGTGTGCGCTTTATTGATTCAAACCACACTTATATTGATGACGAAGTAGAAATCGGTGCGGGGACAGTGGTGTACCCGAATACATATATTACCGGTAAAACCAAAATCGGGAAAAATGTTGTGATTGAAATGGGGGCGCAAATCAGAGACTCTGAAGTAGCGGACAACGCTAAGGTTCTGGCCTACACACTCCTTGAGGATGCCAAGCTACATACGAAGGCACATGCTGGACCGTTCGCCCGCCTAAGACCGGGCTCAGATATCGGGCCGGAAGCAAAAATCGGAAATTTCGTAGAAATTAAAAAAGCAGTACTTGATCGCGGCGTTAAGGTTTCCCACCTGAGTTACGTCGGGGATGCCTTCATCGGGGAAGAGACCAACATTGGATGTGGTTTCATTACCTGTAACTATGATGGGGCCAACAAACATATAACAAGAATCGGGAAAAACTGCTTCATTGGATCGGATTCACAGACGGTAGCTCCGGTTGAGATTGGGGATGAATGCTTCGTAGCTTCAGCGACAACTGTAACCAAGAATATGCCGGATGGGTCTTTTGCGATTTCGCGCGGCCAGCAGTCGACCAAAGAGGGCATGGCCAAAAGATTCATTAAAGTCAAAGAAAAGAAGTAG